The following are encoded together in the Candidatus Wallbacteria bacterium genome:
- a CDS encoding sigma-54 dependent transcriptional regulator has protein sequence MSTGKSRILIVDDESIMLNALADTLKSEGYEIFTAGNGSTALKLLSDADFDLLITDLRMSGLSGLDLLQKARELHPSLIVIVMTAYGTVEAAVSAMKQGAFDFIEKPFSYDKIRFSIQRALNTTTLIRENTELKRELKKESSGRKMLGNSPRMRRIYDLIDRVAEINVTVLITGESGTGKEVVADVIHAQSPRAKFPLIKVNCAALPETLLESELFGHLRGSFTGAISNKKGRFELADGGTLFLDEIGDISPKIQIKLLRVMQDKVIEPVGSEESIQTDVRLIAATNKNLEDEIKKGNFREDLFYRLNVLNISLPPLRERKEDIPLLVEHFLVKFSQELNKKVIRITPDALNILLEHNWPGNIRELENTIQRAIVLSNSDTINAADLLPQQLKIVEKTGDTLEDMEKRQISLILSRENWNISRASETLGIDRKTLYNKISKYGLKNGQSL, from the coding sequence ATGAGTACTGGAAAATCCCGCATTCTGATCGTGGACGACGAGAGCATCATGCTGAACGCCCTCGCAGACACCCTGAAATCCGAAGGTTATGAAATCTTCACTGCCGGCAACGGTTCGACTGCTTTAAAGCTTCTGTCGGATGCAGACTTCGATCTTCTGATCACTGATTTGCGCATGAGCGGGCTGAGCGGACTTGATCTTTTACAAAAAGCCCGGGAGCTCCATCCTTCCCTGATCGTGATAGTGATGACTGCTTACGGTACTGTAGAAGCCGCGGTGTCCGCAATGAAGCAGGGAGCCTTTGATTTCATCGAAAAGCCTTTTTCCTACGACAAGATCCGTTTTTCCATCCAGCGTGCTCTTAACACTACCACTTTAATCCGGGAAAACACGGAACTCAAACGGGAATTGAAAAAAGAATCCAGCGGCCGCAAAATGCTCGGTAATTCACCGCGAATGCGCCGGATTTACGATCTGATCGACAGGGTTGCTGAAATCAATGTCACTGTATTGATCACTGGCGAGTCTGGAACAGGCAAGGAAGTCGTGGCTGATGTGATTCACGCGCAGAGCCCGCGTGCCAAATTTCCGCTGATCAAAGTAAACTGTGCTGCCTTGCCGGAAACGCTTCTGGAGTCAGAACTTTTCGGTCATCTCAGAGGTTCATTCACCGGAGCGATCAGCAACAAAAAAGGCAGATTCGAACTTGCCGACGGCGGAACTTTGTTTCTGGATGAAATCGGTGATATTTCCCCAAAAATCCAGATCAAACTGCTGAGAGTGATGCAGGACAAAGTGATCGAACCTGTCGGCAGCGAAGAATCGATTCAGACTGACGTACGCCTGATCGCAGCCACCAATAAAAACCTTGAAGATGAGATCAAAAAAGGCAATTTCCGGGAAGATCTTTTCTATCGTCTGAACGTTTTGAACATCTCCCTGCCTCCTCTCAGAGAACGTAAGGAAGACATCCCTCTGCTCGTGGAGCACTTTCTGGTGAAATTCAGCCAGGAACTGAACAAGAAGGTCATCAGGATCACCCCGGATGCCCTCAATATTCTGCTTGAGCACAACTGGCCGGGGAACATCCGGGAACTGGAAAATACGATCCAGCGGGCGATAGTGCTCAGCAATTCCGATACCATCAACGCCGCAGACTTGCTGCCTCAGCAGCTGAAAATTGTCGAAAAAACCGGTGATACTCTTGAAGATATGGAAAAAAGGCAGATCAGTCTGATCCTTTCACGCGAAAACTGGAATATATCCCGCGCCTCTGAAACCCTGGGCATAGACAGGAAAACTCTCTACAATAAAATCAGTAAATACGGATTGAAAAATGGCCAAAGTTTATAA
- a CDS encoding SPASM domain-containing protein has protein sequence MILNFRLVIPSGITPSGVLPFLEAFVIGDCAPFSWHGNHLCLEKTGPFFSASIEMDQMEFSFKFLLKYITVEGREIHQIENKPRYHVFSGEQKITAEFSRDFFTTDYTALFEKCACLNLYKSPLISSSGELSFCCRDFNLETALGSMKDKSFFELWEGPGMNSLRLSQIRGDFRSPPCAACKNEIPAEIDVLQKFLAETGLPEILPEYCHRTLRKFYIPLYLQLEVTDLCQLSCGFCSQKYRDWETVHGRPEKGLMELPLLEKIISDLSTLPFPVRMLSLFWLGEPLLHPEFIKILDIVRSRQEKKAFYQEVEFHTNVLEFTPQFQEKLAEVVPEHLRIVFSLDACTEDTHAAVRGGDFNLIQDNISHYLKNYRHLPVRNIFQFIVTRDNLHEAKLFFEYFRERLPEIQVTAWHDWVKKDILYFRSCDPLDSRMSALNAGLHEEICGWIRTLQEHRVFFVPEYHQPESLRPSPEFRPPCSLPFLNPSIRWDGELTVCCHDSPLHNSLGNLKQDSFQKLWFEKAGPLREKMLLGDWNGLSTCKDCPFPGSANYQPFNEYYLFRFLINSGQVDLIEKYLKRKLDSRTVMNS, from the coding sequence ATGATCCTGAATTTTCGCCTGGTAATCCCTTCAGGGATTACTCCTTCTGGAGTTCTTCCGTTTTTAGAAGCCTTCGTCATTGGTGACTGTGCACCTTTTTCATGGCACGGCAACCATCTTTGCCTGGAGAAAACAGGTCCCTTTTTCAGTGCATCCATAGAAATGGATCAAATGGAATTCAGCTTCAAGTTTCTGCTTAAGTACATAACAGTGGAAGGACGGGAAATACATCAGATCGAAAACAAACCCAGATACCATGTCTTTAGCGGAGAACAGAAAATTACCGCCGAATTCAGCCGCGATTTTTTCACGACCGATTATACCGCTCTTTTTGAAAAATGTGCCTGCCTTAACCTTTACAAATCCCCGCTGATCAGCTCTTCAGGAGAATTATCTTTCTGCTGCCGGGATTTCAATCTGGAAACCGCACTCGGAAGTATGAAGGACAAAAGTTTTTTCGAGCTCTGGGAAGGGCCTGGCATGAATTCACTGCGTCTCTCGCAGATCAGAGGTGATTTCAGATCTCCACCCTGCGCTGCATGTAAAAATGAAATCCCGGCGGAGATTGATGTTTTGCAGAAATTTCTGGCAGAAACAGGTTTACCGGAAATCCTTCCTGAATACTGCCATCGAACTCTTCGCAAATTTTACATCCCACTTTATCTTCAGCTTGAAGTCACAGACCTCTGCCAGCTCTCCTGCGGCTTTTGCAGTCAGAAGTACAGGGATTGGGAAACAGTTCATGGTAGACCTGAGAAAGGCCTGATGGAGCTGCCTCTGCTTGAAAAGATCATTTCCGATCTTTCAACCCTTCCCTTTCCAGTCAGAATGCTTTCTCTTTTCTGGCTCGGAGAACCTCTGCTGCATCCTGAATTCATAAAGATACTGGACATCGTACGCAGCCGGCAGGAAAAGAAAGCCTTCTATCAGGAAGTAGAGTTTCATACCAATGTCCTGGAATTTACTCCACAATTTCAGGAAAAACTTGCCGAAGTAGTTCCAGAGCACCTGCGGATTGTTTTTTCTCTTGACGCCTGCACTGAAGATACTCATGCTGCTGTCCGCGGCGGAGACTTTAATCTAATTCAGGATAATATTTCCCATTATCTTAAAAATTATCGCCATCTTCCGGTCAGAAACATCTTCCAGTTCATAGTCACCCGGGATAACCTGCACGAGGCCAAATTATTTTTTGAATATTTCAGGGAAAGGCTCCCTGAGATCCAGGTTACGGCCTGGCACGACTGGGTAAAGAAAGATATCCTGTATTTTCGCTCCTGCGATCCTCTGGATTCACGGATGTCAGCCCTAAATGCAGGCCTGCATGAGGAAATCTGCGGATGGATCAGGACTCTCCAGGAGCACAGAGTTTTCTTCGTCCCTGAGTATCACCAGCCGGAGTCGCTCAGACCGTCGCCTGAATTCCGCCCTCCGTGCTCACTACCGTTCCTTAACCCCTCAATCCGCTGGGACGGCGAACTGACAGTCTGCTGCCATGATTCCCCGCTGCACAACTCACTGGGAAACCTGAAACAGGATTCATTTCAGAAATTGTGGTTTGAAAAAGCAGGTCCGCTCAGGGAGAAAATGCTGCTGGGTGATTGGAACGGGCTCAGCACCTGCAAGGATTGTCCTTTCCCCGGATCAGCTAATTACCAGCCTTTCAACGAATACTATCTGTTCAGATTTTTGATCAATTCCGGTCAGGTTGATCTGATTGAAAAATATCTCAAGAGAAAACTGGATTCCAGAACAGTCATGAATTCCTGA
- a CDS encoding tetratricopeptide repeat protein, whose amino-acid sequence MAKVYKFDKFRAAEEHSRTEDNRTDTIQQRVDQAKSLLQGGIQSQALSMFQEILKQDPDNFDALLYLGNIYFNQAEMSHAIPMYERLIKAHPGISFYPYINILRALLKVRQYDKLNDYGAKCLETFPHQAEPFKLIGISQYFQGNFSGAVDQLKRYLERDSFDPECIYYLGLTYKSTENYDAAIYYFQRLAKIIPEDIETVKVLGFLHLKKRDYKSAVSHFEELYSKFNDFSVGKELAFIYLYLKEFAKAEILLSSLLLSAPYQTDLLLALGELFLDSDQSQKAQQHLKNAYLANSQDPQVTYRLATGFQKLANIPQAIFYLQKTISLKPDFIDPYLDLYHLFEQTGESDDKFARIKLQLLNQKWEIPEYYYLMARLLEREGEISKSTDFIKNCHYNHDFRYMAEAELLKSRLSFSASDNRQEEKK is encoded by the coding sequence ATGGCCAAAGTTTATAAATTCGATAAATTCCGGGCTGCCGAAGAACATTCCAGGACAGAAGATAACCGCACTGACACCATCCAGCAGCGAGTCGATCAGGCAAAATCCCTGCTGCAGGGCGGTATCCAGAGCCAAGCCCTCAGCATGTTCCAGGAAATCCTCAAGCAGGACCCTGACAACTTCGACGCGCTGCTCTATCTCGGCAACATCTATTTCAACCAGGCCGAGATGTCCCATGCCATTCCGATGTACGAGCGGTTGATCAAGGCCCACCCCGGGATAAGCTTTTATCCTTACATCAACATCCTGAGGGCTCTGCTTAAAGTCAGACAATATGACAAACTTAATGATTACGGCGCTAAATGTCTGGAGACTTTTCCCCATCAGGCCGAACCCTTCAAACTGATCGGTATTTCTCAATACTTTCAGGGGAATTTTTCTGGAGCAGTGGATCAGCTGAAGCGATACCTTGAGCGGGACTCCTTTGACCCGGAATGTATTTACTACCTCGGGCTGACTTACAAAAGCACGGAAAACTATGATGCAGCAATTTATTATTTTCAGCGCCTGGCCAAGATCATTCCTGAAGACATTGAAACCGTGAAAGTACTTGGATTCCTTCATCTGAAAAAGCGCGATTACAAGAGCGCAGTTTCTCATTTCGAGGAACTTTATTCCAAATTCAATGATTTCAGTGTCGGCAAGGAACTGGCTTTTATCTATCTATATCTGAAAGAATTCGCCAAAGCCGAAATTTTACTCTCTTCCCTTCTGCTGAGTGCTCCCTATCAGACCGACCTGCTCCTCGCTCTGGGAGAACTGTTCCTGGATTCAGATCAAAGTCAGAAAGCACAGCAGCACTTGAAAAACGCCTATCTGGCGAATTCACAGGATCCGCAGGTGACTTATCGCCTTGCCACAGGATTCCAGAAGCTCGCAAACATTCCACAAGCCATTTTTTATTTGCAAAAAACGATTTCGCTTAAACCGGATTTTATCGATCCCTACCTGGACCTTTATCATCTGTTTGAGCAGACCGGAGAATCCGACGACAAGTTCGCCAGGATCAAACTTCAACTTCTCAATCAAAAATGGGAAATTCCAGAATATTACTATCTGATGGCGAGGCTGCTGGAGCGGGAAGGAGAAATCTCGAAATCCACCGATTTCATAAAAAACTGCCACTATAACCATGATTTCAGATACATGGCGGAAGCAGAACTCCTCAAATCAAGACTTTCTTTTTCCGCTTCAGACAATAGACAGGAGGAAAAAAAGTGA
- a CDS encoding acyl-CoA carboxylase subunit beta yields the protein MNEKLNEFRNQIAALQKKSREVQSKKGKLSANERLARLFDGGEFREINAIAAHNCHDFGMADKKIPGDGVITAYGYVNGRLVYVCAQDFAVMGGSLGRMHATKIIRMLDAARKNGAPAVCLNDSGGARIQEGVHSLAGYAEIFYANTMASGVVPQISVIMGPCAGGAVYSPALTDFVVITRENSFMFLTGPEVVKAVTGEEISFENLGGSVVHSEKSGVAHLVADDDEDAMEIVRKLLSYLPQNNLEDPPYIEYEDDKREFKNPVPDSPEIPYDMHELIAQVFDSDSFFEVQPDFARNLLVGFARLHGFCVGVVANNPKSLAGVLDINSSIKGARFIRFCDSFNIPIISLIDVPGFLPGSSQEHNGVIRNGAKLLYAYCEATVPKIGVIVRKDYGGAYCVMSSKHVGADMNFAWPNAEIAVMGAEGACNIIFKKEISEAKDQAARRRELIEFYKEKFSNPYIAAEWAYIDEVILPEETRERLFDALQASMGKRISNPDKKHGNMPL from the coding sequence ATGAATGAAAAATTGAACGAATTCAGAAACCAGATAGCCGCTTTGCAGAAAAAAAGCCGTGAAGTGCAAAGTAAAAAAGGGAAACTCAGCGCAAACGAACGTCTGGCACGCCTTTTTGACGGGGGAGAATTTCGTGAAATCAACGCAATAGCCGCCCATAACTGTCATGATTTTGGAATGGCAGACAAAAAAATACCCGGAGATGGAGTTATTACCGCCTACGGTTATGTCAACGGCAGACTTGTTTATGTCTGTGCCCAGGATTTTGCGGTGATGGGCGGGTCGCTTGGCCGGATGCATGCCACCAAGATCATCAGGATGCTTGATGCAGCCAGGAAAAACGGGGCACCCGCAGTCTGCCTCAACGATTCAGGCGGAGCCAGGATCCAGGAAGGGGTTCATTCCCTTGCCGGATATGCAGAGATTTTTTATGCGAACACCATGGCGTCCGGTGTAGTTCCTCAGATCTCCGTGATCATGGGTCCCTGCGCAGGAGGTGCGGTTTATTCTCCGGCATTGACGGATTTCGTGGTCATCACCAGAGAAAATTCCTTCATGTTTCTAACCGGGCCTGAAGTCGTAAAAGCAGTCACGGGTGAGGAAATCAGCTTCGAAAATCTCGGTGGCAGCGTGGTCCACTCCGAAAAAAGCGGAGTGGCACATCTGGTGGCTGACGATGATGAAGATGCAATGGAGATAGTGAGGAAGCTGCTTTCCTATCTTCCTCAAAACAATCTGGAAGATCCTCCTTACATAGAGTATGAAGATGACAAGCGTGAATTTAAAAATCCGGTACCGGATTCCCCTGAAATCCCATATGACATGCACGAACTTATTGCACAGGTCTTCGATTCAGACAGCTTCTTCGAAGTCCAGCCTGATTTTGCCAGGAACCTGCTGGTTGGTTTCGCGAGGCTGCATGGCTTCTGTGTAGGGGTCGTTGCCAACAATCCCAAATCACTGGCCGGCGTGCTTGACATCAATTCCTCCATCAAGGGTGCCCGGTTTATCCGCTTCTGCGACTCCTTCAACATTCCGATCATCTCACTGATTGATGTTCCCGGCTTTCTGCCCGGCAGTTCCCAGGAACACAATGGAGTGATCAGGAACGGGGCGAAACTTCTATATGCTTACTGTGAAGCCACTGTTCCCAAGATCGGTGTGATAGTGCGCAAGGATTACGGCGGTGCGTACTGCGTAATGTCAAGCAAACATGTGGGCGCAGACATGAACTTCGCCTGGCCCAATGCCGAGATTGCTGTGATGGGTGCGGAAGGGGCCTGCAACATCATCTTCAAGAAGGAAATTTCAGAAGCCAAGGATCAGGCAGCCAGAAGACGTGAACTGATCGAATTCTACAAGGAAAAGTTCAGCAATCCCTATATTGCCGCAGAATGGGCTTACATAGACGAAGTGATCCTGCCTGAGGAAACTCGTGAGCGGCTCTTTGACGCTCTGCAGGCTTCCATGGGCAAGCGGATTTCAAACCCAGACAAAAAACATGGGAACATGCCGTTATGA
- a CDS encoding acetyl-CoA carboxylase biotin carboxylase subunit, producing the protein MKKILIANRGEIALRIIRAVKELGYRAAVVYSESDRESLPVKFADEAFAIGKDELADSYLNIDKIVETARKSGCQAVHPGYGFLSENAEFAKAVIKAGMTFIGPTPEVLVGLGDKIEARKAAEKAGVPVILGYNGEISNGRTAKTVAAKIGYPLILKAAHGGGGRGMRIVTSQENLVTSVKMAIAESKTAFGSSLVFMERFISNSKHVEIQVLSDKYGNVIPLFERDCSVQRKHQKMIEEAPCCMMNQKLRNKLYEYAIRLVKATGYCGAGTVEFLFDGKNDFFFLEVNPRIQVEHPVTELISGIDIVKEQIRVCFGEELSVRQKDLMINGAALECRIQAEEYVPESGLFKPSFGRIVNYIAPSGFGVRVESSCFTGAEVTPKFDSMIAKIITHGRDRAEALKKMEIALSETRVEGISTNISFLKSVLRDTEFKSGCYFTNFLNEFLNKRDQSHRGEHMECAALVASLLRDREERKHKPVIQTIKKIINRWNLAARTENFRSRKGF; encoded by the coding sequence ATGAAAAAGATACTAATCGCGAATCGAGGAGAAATTGCTCTGAGGATCATCAGGGCTGTCAAAGAATTGGGATACAGGGCCGCTGTTGTTTATTCGGAGTCAGACCGGGAATCACTGCCCGTAAAATTCGCTGACGAGGCCTTTGCCATCGGCAAGGATGAGCTTGCCGATTCCTATCTGAACATCGATAAAATTGTGGAAACTGCCAGAAAATCCGGTTGTCAGGCTGTTCATCCCGGTTACGGCTTTTTATCTGAAAACGCTGAATTCGCCAAGGCTGTGATTAAAGCTGGTATGACTTTCATTGGGCCGACTCCTGAAGTGTTAGTAGGTTTGGGAGACAAAATCGAAGCCCGGAAAGCTGCGGAAAAAGCTGGTGTGCCTGTAATTCTTGGCTACAACGGCGAAATCAGCAACGGCCGCACTGCCAAGACAGTGGCTGCGAAAATCGGCTATCCTCTGATTTTAAAGGCAGCCCATGGCGGCGGAGGACGCGGAATGCGCATCGTCACCAGTCAGGAAAACCTGGTGACCTCTGTCAAGATGGCAATCGCTGAATCCAAAACTGCTTTCGGCAGCTCTCTCGTATTCATGGAACGCTTCATTTCAAATTCAAAACATGTCGAAATACAGGTACTGAGTGATAAATACGGCAATGTGATCCCTTTATTCGAACGTGATTGCTCTGTGCAGAGGAAGCATCAGAAGATGATCGAGGAAGCTCCCTGCTGTATGATGAATCAGAAACTCAGAAACAAGCTTTATGAATATGCGATACGCCTGGTTAAAGCGACAGGCTATTGCGGTGCAGGCACAGTGGAATTTCTTTTTGACGGCAAAAATGATTTTTTCTTCCTGGAAGTCAATCCCAGAATCCAGGTTGAGCACCCTGTGACCGAACTGATTTCAGGTATCGATATCGTGAAAGAGCAGATCAGGGTCTGCTTCGGTGAAGAACTGTCTGTCCGGCAGAAGGACCTGATGATCAATGGAGCGGCACTGGAATGCAGGATACAGGCTGAAGAATACGTTCCAGAGAGCGGACTTTTCAAGCCTTCGTTCGGTAGGATTGTCAATTACATCGCTCCGTCCGGATTTGGAGTCAGAGTGGAATCATCCTGTTTTACCGGTGCGGAAGTCACTCCAAAATTCGACTCCATGATCGCCAAGATCATCACGCACGGCAGAGACCGTGCAGAAGCCTTGAAAAAAATGGAAATTGCACTCTCAGAGACAAGAGTCGAAGGGATTTCCACCAACATTTCTTTTTTAAAATCTGTCTTGCGCGATACAGAATTCAAATCCGGATGCTATTTCACTAATTTCCTGAACGAATTTCTTAATAAACGGGACCAGTCTCACCGGGGAGAGCACATGGAATGCGCCGCGCTGGTCGCAAGCCTGCTGCGGGACAGGGAGGAACGCAAGCACAAACCTGTGATCCAGACCATCAAGAAGATTATCAACCGCTGGAATCTGGCTGCCAGAACTGAAAACTTCCGTTCCAGAAAGGGGTTCTGA
- a CDS encoding ATP-dependent DNA helicase — MQTLKRTVKISVRGLVEHVLNRGDLDFSFFGASRMAEGVRAHQKIQKSRPEGYCAEVQVKRRFETPEFTLEISGKIDGVLPGSDKTVIEEIKTTGRELNELERYADLHWAQLKVYAYIYCLEHDLQALEGRVVYLQQDSGEIREMILPLYLPELTDFFDSLFSSYLEWALRISGWQKIRDKALLECPFPYKSYRRGQRRMAVGVFRTVRDGGVLLVEAPTGIGKTMAAIYPSAKALGNGDCDKIFYLTARNTQACAAEKAVLELSLLGVRLKSVTLTAKEKICPLPGTSCNPVDCKFAAGYFDRLSEGLLEIFGQDRFDQAAVLKAAETHSLCPFEFSLDLSLHADLVICDYNYAFHPRVYLRRFFAEENGNYVFLVDEAHNLPDRGREMFSASLFKSDFLAVKKNLKNELNLARRLSSINSIFLKLKKKMHDSVESFKDPPEILIQPLRKFLKAAENRLSDRKRPAGRELLEFYFEVSAFLRILENYDQNYATIMETGGKDLVVKLFCLNPSLLMKESFTRARASVLFSATLSPPDYFLETSGCKGAMVISLPSPFPPENLKLLSADRISTMYKFRDETKEQIAAMIEAAVSGKIGNYFAFFPSYEYLDKIKEIVIRNPGIEIVIQRPGMNDTDRLAFLDRFSAAGKKTLLGLAVMGGIFGEGIDLVGDKLSGAMIAGLGLPGISAERELIREYFQRTTGIGFEIAYLYPGLNRVLQAAGRVIRTESDRGFVLLIDSRYKEVRVRKLLPCHWTLTPVRNTAETCFLLSEFWCNGAGNRVE, encoded by the coding sequence ATGCAGACGCTCAAGAGAACTGTCAAAATATCTGTACGTGGACTGGTGGAACATGTATTGAACCGGGGCGATCTCGATTTTTCCTTTTTTGGTGCCTCACGGATGGCGGAAGGGGTGCGTGCTCATCAGAAAATCCAGAAATCCAGACCTGAGGGGTACTGTGCGGAAGTTCAGGTGAAACGAAGATTCGAGACGCCTGAATTCACCCTGGAAATATCTGGAAAAATTGACGGTGTGCTTCCGGGATCCGACAAAACAGTGATTGAAGAGATCAAGACCACAGGACGTGAGCTGAACGAACTTGAAAGATATGCAGACCTGCACTGGGCGCAGTTGAAAGTCTATGCCTATATTTACTGTCTTGAGCATGACCTGCAGGCTTTGGAAGGACGGGTCGTCTATCTGCAGCAGGACAGCGGAGAAATCAGGGAAATGATCCTGCCGCTCTATTTACCTGAACTGACGGATTTTTTTGACAGCCTTTTTTCCAGTTATCTGGAATGGGCACTGCGAATCTCAGGCTGGCAGAAGATCAGGGACAAAGCGCTTCTGGAATGCCCTTTTCCATATAAATCGTACCGGAGAGGACAGCGACGGATGGCGGTGGGAGTCTTCAGGACGGTCAGGGATGGTGGGGTGCTGCTGGTGGAGGCACCCACAGGCATCGGAAAAACCATGGCAGCCATCTATCCATCCGCAAAAGCACTTGGAAATGGGGACTGCGACAAAATATTTTATCTGACTGCCAGGAATACACAGGCCTGTGCCGCTGAAAAAGCGGTCCTGGAACTGTCTTTGCTCGGAGTAAGGCTGAAGTCTGTGACGCTGACAGCCAAGGAAAAAATCTGCCCCCTGCCAGGCACTTCCTGCAATCCGGTTGATTGTAAATTCGCAGCCGGATATTTTGACAGATTGAGCGAGGGTCTGCTGGAAATATTCGGCCAGGACCGCTTTGATCAGGCGGCAGTGCTTAAGGCTGCTGAAACCCATAGTCTCTGCCCTTTCGAATTTTCGCTTGATCTGTCCCTCCACGCCGATCTTGTGATCTGCGACTATAATTATGCATTTCATCCCAGGGTTTATCTGCGTCGTTTCTTCGCCGAGGAAAACGGTAACTATGTTTTCCTGGTGGACGAGGCACACAACCTGCCTGACCGGGGGCGGGAGATGTTTTCCGCAAGTCTTTTCAAGAGTGACTTCCTGGCAGTCAAAAAAAACTTGAAAAATGAGCTGAATCTCGCACGCAGACTTTCTTCGATCAACAGCATATTTCTGAAACTCAAGAAAAAAATGCATGACTCAGTCGAAAGCTTTAAGGATCCCCCGGAGATTCTCATCCAGCCCTTACGGAAGTTCCTGAAGGCAGCGGAGAATCGATTGTCGGACAGAAAAAGACCTGCAGGCAGGGAACTGCTGGAATTTTATTTCGAAGTTTCCGCTTTTCTGAGGATTCTGGAAAACTACGATCAGAATTATGCCACAATCATGGAAACCGGCGGAAAGGATCTGGTGGTGAAGCTTTTCTGTCTGAATCCTTCTCTGCTGATGAAAGAGAGCTTTACCAGAGCCAGAGCTTCAGTGCTTTTCTCAGCCACTCTTTCCCCGCCGGATTATTTTCTTGAGACATCTGGTTGCAAGGGAGCTATGGTGATCAGCCTGCCTTCCCCATTTCCTCCTGAAAACCTGAAATTGCTTTCAGCCGACAGGATTTCGACCATGTATAAATTCAGAGATGAGACCAAGGAGCAAATCGCTGCAATGATCGAGGCTGCTGTTTCAGGCAAAATCGGTAATTACTTCGCTTTTTTTCCTTCTTATGAATATCTGGATAAAATCAAGGAGATAGTGATCCGGAATCCGGGGATTGAAATAGTGATACAACGGCCGGGAATGAATGATACCGACAGACTGGCATTCCTCGACCGGTTTTCCGCTGCAGGTAAAAAGACGCTGCTCGGTTTAGCCGTGATGGGAGGGATATTCGGAGAAGGGATTGACCTGGTCGGTGACAAACTGTCTGGAGCAATGATCGCGGGTCTCGGACTCCCCGGCATTTCAGCAGAGCGTGAATTGATCAGGGAATATTTTCAGAGGACAACCGGGATTGGGTTTGAAATCGCCTACCTCTATCCTGGCCTGAATCGGGTGCTGCAGGCTGCGGGCAGGGTGATCCGCACCGAATCAGACCGTGGATTTGTGCTGCTGATCGACAGCAGATACAAAGAAGTGAGGGTCAGGAAATTACTTCCCTGCCACTGGACGCTTACTCCTGTAAGGAATACAGCCGAAACTTGCTTCCTTCTAAGCGAATTCTGGTGCAATGGAGCAGGAAATCGTGTAGAATGA
- a CDS encoding uracil-DNA glycosylase, giving the protein MGFNMNRQFLLDLILECRNCELSGHRRQAVLPQGDWDSGVFFLGQAPGETENQSGHPFCGPSGSILDLLFREAEFTRNEVYLTNLVKCHPPHNRRVRKDEIAACSCFVDQEICLVKPRLIIPLGFYATRYIFDYLGKMNLIRADFPGYTGKIIEFSGFSILPLAHPAVVFHQPQLEKSIMKKYFAAGNLIRRFRNS; this is encoded by the coding sequence ATGGGATTCAACATGAATCGGCAATTTTTGCTGGACCTGATCCTGGAATGCCGCAATTGTGAGCTTTCCGGTCATCGCAGGCAGGCAGTTCTGCCGCAGGGTGATTGGGACAGTGGAGTATTTTTTCTGGGGCAGGCACCGGGGGAGACTGAAAACCAGAGCGGACACCCGTTCTGCGGACCTTCAGGTTCGATTCTGGACCTGCTGTTCCGTGAAGCGGAATTCACCAGAAATGAAGTTTATCTTACCAATCTGGTTAAATGTCATCCACCACATAATCGCAGAGTCAGAAAGGATGAAATTGCTGCCTGCAGCTGCTTCGTAGATCAGGAAATCTGTCTGGTCAAACCAAGGCTGATCATACCACTGGGATTCTACGCCACCCGCTATATTTTTGACTATCTGGGGAAGATGAACCTGATTCGTGCGGATTTTCCAGGCTATACCGGAAAAATAATCGAGTTCTCAGGATTCTCCATCCTGCCCCTTGCACACCCGGCAGTTGTTTTTCACCAGCCCCAACTGGAAAAATCAATCATGAAAAAATATTTCGCAGCCGGGAATCTGATCAGAAGATTCAGGAATTCATGA